A window of the Deltaproteobacteria bacterium genome harbors these coding sequences:
- a CDS encoding formimidoylglutamase: MENWSSKIQPASADLFYSRNPESDPRLGDIVLPFDPAVHQLKDFRYALIGFPEDRGIKKNHGHPGASLGPNEIRRAFYRLTAKDLYHAIDLREARLIDLGNIKKMATVEEGQQALGEVVQACLFANLFPIVLGGGHETAYGHFLGYKGFMEREKQAVLSLHVLNIDAHLDVRPLEKGEGHSGSPFRQMMEQIDYPLKGEHLTVFGLQGSCNAENDLKYARGKGVQIHWLEDLKKGEMLQDLKQLLAEKRRPFYTTICLDSMRGAEFPATSAAPTSGFKVREMLGLLEVIASHSALMSLDLVEYSPPYDFHGGCAKIVAQLLYRFLVHRLKLLPKT, translated from the coding sequence ATGGAAAACTGGTCTTCGAAAATCCAGCCGGCCTCCGCTGATCTATTCTACTCGAGAAATCCGGAGAGTGATCCCCGCTTGGGAGACATTGTCCTTCCGTTTGATCCGGCCGTACATCAGCTCAAGGATTTCAGGTATGCCCTGATCGGATTTCCGGAAGACCGCGGTATCAAGAAGAATCACGGTCATCCAGGGGCCTCGCTGGGTCCGAACGAAATCCGGCGTGCCTTTTATCGCCTGACGGCCAAAGATCTCTATCATGCGATTGATCTTCGTGAGGCCCGCCTCATCGATCTTGGAAACATCAAGAAAATGGCAACCGTTGAGGAAGGCCAGCAGGCATTGGGAGAGGTGGTGCAGGCCTGTCTTTTCGCCAATCTTTTTCCAATTGTTCTGGGGGGAGGGCACGAGACGGCGTATGGACATTTCCTCGGTTACAAAGGTTTCATGGAGAGGGAGAAACAGGCGGTCCTTTCACTGCACGTTTTAAATATTGATGCCCATCTGGATGTTCGTCCGCTGGAAAAAGGAGAGGGGCATAGCGGCTCGCCGTTCAGGCAGATGATGGAGCAGATCGATTATCCGTTGAAGGGCGAACATTTGACCGTTTTCGGTCTTCAGGGTTCCTGCAATGCCGAAAATGATCTGAAATACGCTCGAGGGAAAGGGGTACAGATCCACTGGCTTGAGGATCTGAAAAAGGGTGAGATGCTTCAGGATTTGAAACAGCTCCTCGCAGAGAAACGAAGACCTTTTTATACAACGATCTGTCTCGACTCGATGCGCGGGGCGGAATTTCCGGCGACGAGTGCCGCTCCGACCTCCGGCTTCAAGGTTCGTGAGATGCTCGGGTTACTTGAGGTTATTGCCAGCCATTCCGCGCTTATGAGCCTTGATCTTGTGGAATATTCACCCCCTTATGACTTTCATGGGGGATGCGCCAAGATTGTGGCACAGCTTCTCTACCGGTTTCTTGTTCACCGACTTAAACTCCTGCCCAAAACTTAG